The Bacillus sp. F19 DNA segment TCTTAGTGATTCCTGGAAGTATGGCTCAAGAGGTAAAACAAGATGCTTGGATCGCAGCTTTAATCGGTACAGGCGTAGGTTTATTACTGGTGGTTTTATACAATGCTGTAGGGAGGATGTTCCCAACGAGGACAATCGTCGAAATGAATGAAATACTTCTTGGCAAATGGATAGGTAAGGCGGTTTCTCTTACTTTTGTTTTCATTTCACTTCTGTCCACGGCAATACTTATGTATTTTGTGGGAAATTTCTTGACTACACAGGTCATGCCGGATACGCCAATCGAAGCTATCCATGTTATTTTCTCATGCATTTTAATTATGGGAATTCGTCTTGGTCTTGAAACGTTGGCTCGTTCTGCAGAAATTTTATTTCCTTTCTTTGTTTTTTTATTCATAATTCTAGTGGTTGCAGCCTTATTACCTCCTGTACAAGTGAATTTTGAAAACATGCAACCCGTATTGGAAACAGGAATAAAACCGATGATCCGTGCTGTTTTTCTTTTTACAAGTTTTTTTTCTTTGCCTTTAATTGTTTTATTAATGATTTTTCCTGTTTCAGTGAATCAACCAAAAGCATCTGAAAAAAACTTTTTTATCGGAATACTAATCGGCGGATTCTGTTTAAGCATCATTATCTTTTTAACTATTCTCGTTTTGGGCGCGGATAACACAGCGAGGCAGATGTATCCGAGTTATGCTGTGGCTAAGAGGATAAACGTAGGGGATTTTTTGCAACGGATAGAAGCCATAATGGCCTTCATGTGGTTTATCTCGATTTATTTTAAAATGACTTTTTATTTTTACGCGTCCGTTATCGGTCTTGCACAAACGTTGAAATTAAACAATTATCGCCCACTTACGATACCTTTAGGGCTGATTGTGGTTTCGCTTTCCTTAATTGTACATCCCGATGTGATCCACGCAGCCCCATTTGAAAAAGAAATATGGCCACTATATGTCTCAACATACGGACTTGTTCTTCCTTTACTCTTATTAGCAGTCAATGCATTACGGAAAAAAATACATCAAAATAAAAAACTTTAACGTTTTTTATAATTTATTTTTCCCGTTCCGCGATGTCAGTAAGCTATGCTCTATCTATGTATATGTTATTTTGTATATAGATAAATAATTCAGTTACTATCTTAAAGGAAGTTTATAAAAAACAAAACCTCAGAGCTACCTGATAAGTTATTTTGAAATGGATATTTGATAAGAACCTCCATTCAGATCATCTACTCATGAACCCTTGTTGTTAGCCATATATTTAAAAATTATAAGTTGGTATATAGGTGAGGATGAGCTGATCATGCAAACAAAAGAAATACGCTTATTGCGAATCCAACATCTTGCTCATGATGATGAACTAATTTACCCTAATGGTATCACCATTTGTCAAAACGGCGGATTCTTCAATGAATTAACTCATTATCATATGCATGTTGTACCTAGATACAAAAATCAATCCTTCTATTCAGGGGAAGATGTATGTATAGAACTCATATAGTAAATGAATTGTATCTCCATTTTCTAAAGCTAACTGATGAAGGTCCAATCCTCTATTTTGGAAATATTAACCTATTAGAATATTTATTCCTCATCAATTCATTTTTATTTGTACCACTTATCTTTTAACAATCGTTTTAACAGCTTGTTATGTTGTTTTGATAAAGTAAGCAATACAATGATAGAGCCTACTAATGTTAATGACATATCCCATTGTGCATCCCAAAAATCACCTTGTGTTCCCAAAAAGTCTTTTGAAGCTTTTCCACCTTTTGAAATAATAGAAGCTGACCATTCTATAATTTCATATAAGGCTCCAATTGCAAGTGAAAAACTTAAAGTGACAGCAAATAACCAAGGACCTTTTGTTAGAGGGGTTTTACGTATTAATATTTCTCTAATAACAATCGAAAATAGCCCTTTTAGAAAATGTCCAAACCGATCATAGTGGTTCCGCTTTAAATCAAAAAAATCTTGTATCCAATTAAATAGAGGAACTTTTGAGTAGGTATAGTGAGCACCGATGAACATAGTAATCGAAAGAATAGCAATAATGAAATATGATAATGTGGTGAAACGAAACTTATTGTAAGCTGCAATTAAAATGACCAGTACCACAACAGCTGGAATTACTTCCATAGTCCATATCAAGTATCCTTCTGGCTGAATAACTGACCAAATAAAAACTGCAGTAACTAGCGATAGTAATAAAATATGAATCGTTTTGCTTTTATCTTTTCCCATTTTTTTCACTCCAATAGACTTATGATATTTTTCTTCTGTAAAAAACAGAAATTTCTATAGGGTTGATTACACGATTGAATGAAACAATACATTGAAAAATATGGGATTTGTTTGAGGTAATACTAAATTCAACTTGTGCATAGAAATTATGCTTAACTTATTCATTTCATTAAAATCATTAGCTGCTATTTTAGGAAGCTCATGCTTTTGCTTGATCAATGAATTTTAATTCCATCTGTTGTTTTTTCTTATCATATATCTTT contains these protein-coding regions:
- a CDS encoding DUF2238 domain-containing protein → MGKDKSKTIHILLLSLVTAVFIWSVIQPEGYLIWTMEVIPAVVVLVILIAAYNKFRFTTLSYFIIAILSITMFIGAHYTYSKVPLFNWIQDFFDLKRNHYDRFGHFLKGLFSIVIREILIRKTPLTKGPWLFAVTLSFSLAIGALYEIIEWSASIISKGGKASKDFLGTQGDFWDAQWDMSLTLVGSIIVLLTLSKQHNKLLKRLLKDKWYK
- a CDS encoding spore germination protein; this encodes MVNNFKISARQFAILVIFFSIGTTILVIPGSMAQEVKQDAWIAALIGTGVGLLLVVLYNAVGRMFPTRTIVEMNEILLGKWIGKAVSLTFVFISLLSTAILMYFVGNFLTTQVMPDTPIEAIHVIFSCILIMGIRLGLETLARSAEILFPFFVFLFIILVVAALLPPVQVNFENMQPVLETGIKPMIRAVFLFTSFFSLPLIVLLMIFPVSVNQPKASEKNFFIGILIGGFCLSIIIFLTILVLGADNTARQMYPSYAVAKRINVGDFLQRIEAIMAFMWFISIYFKMTFYFYASVIGLAQTLKLNNYRPLTIPLGLIVVSLSLIVHPDVIHAAPFEKEIWPLYVSTYGLVLPLLLLAVNALRKKIHQNKKL